A genomic stretch from Prionailurus bengalensis isolate Pbe53 chromosome E2, Fcat_Pben_1.1_paternal_pri, whole genome shotgun sequence includes:
- the LOC122493696 gene encoding vomeronasal type-1 receptor 1-like yields the protein MLRPTDLILIQLVLANNLVLFHTGVPQTMAAFGLKSFLNDAGCKLVFYFHRVARGVSLSTTCLLSGFQVIKLNTNTSKWLELKVTFPKCFGFCCFLCWILHLLLNIFITLHITGPRKNKNMSVEKIYEYCNSPIPNKFVVLLHAVMFSFIGVTCLGLMAWSSGSMVSVLLRHKQQVQHIHSNRLPPKPSHEARATHTILALVSICISFCFVSFILSLWVTLIVNPSHWLMNISALASSGFPTFSPFMLLGSDTRASQFFSASREEK from the coding sequence ATGTTGAGACCCACAGACTTGATTCTCATCCAGCTAGTCCTAGCTAACAACTTGGTTCTTTTTCATACAGGAGTTCCTCAGACAATGGCAGCATTTGGGTTGAAATCTTTTCTGAATGATGCTGGATGTAAGCTTGTCTTCTATTTTCACCGAGTGGCCAGAGGGGTTTCCCTCAGCACCACCTGCCTGCTCAGTGGTTTCCAGGTCATTAAGCTCAACACTAACACCTCCAAGTGGTTGGAGCTCAAGGTTACATTCCCAAAGTGCTTTGGCttctgctgtttcctctgctggaTCCTGCATCTCCTATTGAATATCTTTATTACTTTGCATATTACTGgaccaagaaagaacaaaaacatgaGTGTGGAAAAAATTTATGAATACTGTAATTCACCCATTCCAAACAAATTTGTTGTTTTACTACATGCAGTCATGTTCTCCTTCATTGGTGTCACTTGTTTGGGCCTCATGGCCTGGTCTAGTGGCTCCATGGTCTCTGTCCTGCTCAGGCACAAGCAGCAAGTCCAACACATTCACAGCAACAGACTTCCCCCCAAACCTTCCCACGAGGCCAGAGCCACGCACACCATCCTGGCCCTGGTGAGCATATGCATctccttttgttttgtctctttcattttgtctttgtgGGTAACACTTATTGTGAACCCAAGCCACTGGCTGATGAACATCTCTGCCCTGGCATCTTCAGGCTTCCCGACCTTCAGCCCCTTCATGCTCCTTGGCAGTGATACCCGTGCCTCTCAGTTTTTCTCTGCttctagggaagaaaaataa
- the LOC122493695 gene encoding LOW QUALITY PROTEIN: zinc finger protein interacting with ribonucleoprotein K-like (The sequence of the model RefSeq protein was modified relative to this genomic sequence to represent the inferred CDS: inserted 1 base in 1 codon), with product MTGQCDFGGRGRVFSWEEWGLLDEVRRRLYHNVMLEKLALITSLDYFCGIDNEEAPSEQNVSLGRTPPSRTSGPNLSTQKLHLCEMCVPVMKDILYLAELQGTHTRQKSYTRVARGKRFCFGADLRQHQNEHSGKKPYSKDVDRGSFAKTYRGHSLGKPFTCGEVEKDFLASVASAVSIHSSTKCEEVFRSGKSSYRCGECGKAFCRKRTLVQHQRIHTGEGLFKCSDCGKTFSYKHTFVQHKIVHAGVKPFECSECGKAFRFKYKLVQHHRTHTGERPYVCSECGKAFGCKSKLVRHERIHTGARPYECAECGKYFRQSSGLVQHRRIHTGAKPYECDECGKSFSQSSVLIXHQRVHTGERPYECNECGKGLDKAPVAFSIGEFTRE from the exons ATGACAGGACAGTGTGACTTTGGAGGACGTGGCCGTGTATTCTCCTGGGAGGAATGGGGTCTCCTTGATGAGGTTCGGAGACGCCTGTACCACAATGTGATGCTGGAGAAGTTGGCACTTATAACCTCCCTGG attatttttgtgGGATAGACAATGAAGAGGCCCCTTCTGAACAGAATGTTTCTCTGGGAAGAACACCACCAAGCAGGACTTCGGGGCCAAATCTATCCACCCAGAAGCTTCATCTCTGTGAGATGTGTGTTCCTGTCATGAAGGATATTTTGTACCTGGCTGAGCTTCAGGGAACACATACCAGGCAGAAATCCTACACACGTGTGGCACGTGGGAAACGATTCTGTTTCGGTGCAGATCTTCGCCAACACCAGAATGAGCACAGTGGGAAAAAGCCCTATAGCAAGGACGTGGACAGGGGTTCCTTTGCGAAGACCTATAGAGGCCATTCATTAGGGAAGCCTTTCACCTGTGGGGAGGTTGAAAAGGACTTCCTGGCCAGTGTGGCCAGTGCTGTGAGTATACACAGCAGTACTAAGTGTGAGGAAGTCTTTCGCAGTGGAAAAAGTTCTTACAGATGTGgcgaatgtggaaaagccttctgTCGTAAACGTACCCTTGTTcagcatcagagaattcacactggagaaGGACTGTTTAAGTGCAGTGACTGTGGGAAAACCTTCAGCTACAAGCATACGTTTGTTCAGCATAAGATAGTCCATGCTGGAGTAAAGCCTTttgagtgcagtgaatgtggaaaGGCCTTCAGGTTTAAGTATAAACTTGTTCAGCACCACCGTActcacactggagaaaggccttatgtgtgtagtgaatgtgggaaagcttttgGGTGCAAATCCAAACTTGTTCGGCACGAGAGAATTCACACCGGAGCAAGGCCTTATGAGTGTGCTGAATGTGGCAAATATTTTAGACAAAGCTCCGGCCTTGTTCAACATCGGAGAATTCACACTGGAGCAAAGCCTTATGAATGTGATGAATGTGGAAAGTCCTTTAGCCAAAGCTCTGTCCTCA AACAccagagagttcacactggagaaaggccaTATGAGtgcaatgaatgtgggaaaggcTTAGACAAAGCTCCAGTTGCATTCAGCATCGGAGAGTTCACACGGGAATAA